The Fulvia fulva chromosome 6, complete sequence genome includes a window with the following:
- a CDS encoding Adenylate-forming reductase, producing the protein MSGMSMPEKTIVPDHSKDVATSHSLSTLLEEFPLPRQQGPQWYNRFRYGFFSLYRRLFCLVVLANIATIAVMMVRISRHDNLWKTKPFTYSDATTAVGANLTAAVVLRKEHVINFISRAAVSLPHFFPLAIRKHVAKVCSYGGVHSGCAVSSLLWYIFFTVLLVRDLKGDEIVVDALFVTTVLIITLLVVLISTAHPRIRARYHDPWENCHRYAGWTTVAVVWVQVFLLASITAKQQDPDKRFSHYGTVLIKTPLFWFMITITCCVIYPWLHLRKRSFEVEQLSNHALRLNFDYRQVRVGGAVRLSDAPLLHNHAFAVIPNPDGSRGYMRDWTDKVINDPKRPSRLWMKGLPALGVVHIAHLFKPLVVVATGSRIGPCLSFLQMYPQWPVRIVWSARLPEQTYGFKILDAILKTDRDAVIIDTKKTGKPDLAGLFMLLIGNQKVTEDVVYTLESRAVPAYGAIFDS; encoded by the exons ATGTCAGGCATGTCAATGCCGGAAAAGACAATCGTCCCGGACCACAGCAAAGACGTTGCAACATCCCATAGCCTCAGCACTTTGTTGGAGGAGTTCCCATTACCACGGCAGCAAGGACCTCAGTGGTATAACAGATTTCGATACGGCTTCTTCTCGCTTTACAGGAGACTCTTCTGCCTGGTCGTGCTGGCCAATATCGCCACGATCGCCGTCATGATGGTTCGTATATCGAGACATGACAACCTCTGGAAAACGAAACCCTTCACCTACAGCGACGCCACCACTGCAGTCGGCGCAAACCTCACCGCTGCCGTGGTGCTACGCAAAGAGCACGTTATCAACTTCATCTCCCGAGCGGCGGTTTCCTTGCCACATTTCTTCCCACTTGCGATCCGGAAGCATGTCGCGAAAGTGTGTAGCTACGGCGGGGTCCATTCGGGTTGTGCGGTCTCGTCTTTGCTTTGGTATATCTTCTTCACGGTCTTGCTGGTCAGAGATCTGAAAGGTGATGAGATCGTGGTAGATGCTCTGTTCGTCACGACAGTACTGATCATCACTCTCCTGGTCGTTTTGATTAGCACAGCACATCCTAGGATCCGAGCGCGGTATCACGATCCATGGGAGAATTGTCATCGCTATGCTGGGTGGACTACTGTTGCGGTTGTTTGGGTTCAGGTCTTCTTACTCGCCAGCATAACCGCGAAACAGCAGGATCCTGATAAACGGTTCTCGCACTACGGCACAGTCCTGATTAAAACGCCACTTTTCTGGTTCATGATCACCATCACCTGCTGTGTCATCTACCCCTGGCTACACCTCCGCAAACGATCCTTCGAAGTAGAGCAGCTGTCCAACCACGCTCTACGTCTCAACTTCGATTACCGTCAAGTCCGTGttggaggggcggtccgGCTTTCTGATGCGCCGCTGTTGCATAACCACGCCTTCGCAGTGATCCCGAACCCGGACGGCTCGAGAGGATACATGA GAGACTGGACAGACAAGGTCATCAATGATCCAAAGAGACCGAGCCGTCTGTGGATGAAAGGATTACCCGCGCTTGGGGTCGTACACATCGCGCACCTCTTCAAGCCCCTCGTCGTAGTGGCTACCGGATCACGGATCGGTCCTTGTTTATCGTTCTTGCAGATGTATCCCCAGTGGCCCGTTAGAATTGTCTGGTCGGCGCGGCTTCCCGAGCAGACGTATGGATTTAAGATTCTTGACGCGATATTGAAGACGGATAGGGATGCTGTTATTATTGATACGAAGAAGACTGGGAAGCCGGATTTGGCGGGATTGTTTATGCTGCTTATAGG CAATCAGAAGGTTACGGAAGATGTGGTTTATACGCTGGAGAGTCGGGCCGTGCCTGCTTATGGAGCCATATTCGATTCGTGA
- a CDS encoding NADH:quinone reductase translates to MPFNTALTRKLGIRVPVVQGGMQWVGYAEMASAVSNAGGLGIITALTQPSPDDLRKEIQKCKEMTNKPFGVNLTLLPSMNPPDYPGYAQAILDEGIRIVETAGNSPGPIIKMLKEADPPCVILHKCTSIRHALSAVKLGVDFLSIDGFECAGHVGETDITNLILLSRSRQVMPIPFIASGGFCDGQGLAAAINLGAEGINMGTRFMCTIEAPIHNNIKESIVKAQETDTKLVLRKWRNTSRLFKNKVSDEAYEIENKPETKEFEAVGGLVSGKRGRQVFLNGDPDYGVWTAGQVVGLINDIPTCADLVNRIEKEAVESLQKAQSMIVDKQPEPDIRGKPASAIQAKL, encoded by the exons ATGCCTTTCAACACTGCCCTCACCCGCAAGCTCGGGATCAGAG TCCCGGTCGTCCAAGGTGGAATGCAATGGGTCGGCTACGCAGAAATGGCCTCAGCAGTCTCCAACGCCGGCGGCCTCGGCATCATCACAGCCCTCACCCAGCCCTCCCCAGACGACCTCCGCAAAGAGATCCAGAAGTGCAAGGAGATGACCAACAAGCCCTTCGGCGTGAACTTGACCCTCCTCCCATCGATGAACCCACCCGACTACCCAGGCTACGCCCAAGCCATTCTCGACGAGGGCATCCGCATCGTCGAGACAGCCGGCAACTCCCCAGGCCCCATCATTAAGATGCTGAAAGAGGCGGACCCACCTTGCGTGATTCTGCACAAGTGCACGAGTATCCGCCACGCTTTGAGCGCCGTCAAGCTCGGCGTTGATTTCCTTAGCATCGACGGGTTCGAGTGCGCCGGTCACGTTGGCGAGACAGACATCACGAACTTGATCCTCCTCTCCCGATCACGACAAGTCATGCCCATCCCGTTCATCGCCTCAGGCGGCTTCTGTGACGGCCAGGGTCTCGCTGCAGCGATCAACTTGGGAGCTGAGGGAATCAACATGGGGACACGATTCATGTGCACTATTGAGGCACCGATTCACAACAATATCAAGGAGAGCATTGTCAAGGCGCAAGAGACGGATACAAAACTTGTATTGAGGAAGTGGAGGAATACCAGCCGATTGTTCAAGAACAAGGTTTCAGATGAGGCGTACGAAATCGAAAACAAGCCGGAGACAAAGGAGTTTGAGGCCGTGGGTGGTCTCGTCAGCGGAAAGCGTGGACGACAAGTTTTCCTGAACGGTGACCCAGACTACGGT GTCTGGACCGCCGGCCAAGTTGTGGGTCTTATCAACGATATCCCAACATGCGCGGACCTCGTCAACAGAATTGAGAAGGAGGCGGTGGAGAGCTTGCAGAAGGCACAGAGCATGATTGTTGACAAGCAGCCAGAGCCAGATATCCGGGGCAAGCCGGCGAGTGCTATTCAGGCGAAGCTATAG
- a CDS encoding Carboxylesterase NlhH has protein sequence MSLETDPRMRPDLLAALKPLQMAINADAPPMDRKDTAAIEALNKQFSENMVTLYETLPNDLPGDDLEAALDESEITIDGQDGNKIKLYIRKPKNASTPLPAVLYIHGGGMTILNTAAKHHLRWIKSFALQGVVAMAVDFRNAWTLNGRNPFPAGLNDCAAAVKYIHAHKSSLGISHLILQGESGGANLSIATTIKANREGWVDAIAGIYALVPYIAGPEGFGWDEAKRLEVLPSLVENNGYFLHTNLMDAMGYYYHPVDSDLTNPLAWPYHAKVEDLKGLPPFVVCVDELDPLRDEGKAFLKKLIQAGVRASGEMNLGIVHGSEMISRKAIPDMYEKTVRGIVGFAKGLGEKREVEGLKI, from the coding sequence ATGAGTCTCGAAACAGACCCACGCATGCGCCCCGATCTCCTCGCAGCTCTCAAACCCCTCCAGATGGCTATCAACGCAGACGCACCACCCATGGACCGCAAGGACACCGCCGCCATCGAAGCCCTGAACAAGCAGTTCAGCGAAAACATGGTCACCCTCTACGAAACTCTCCCCAACGACCTCCCAGGCGACGATCTCGAGGCCGCCCTCGACGAGTCCGAAATCACCATCGACGGCCAAGACGGCAACAAGATCAAACTCTACATCAGAAAGCCCAAGAACGCATCCACTCCTCTCCCTGCGGTTCTCTACATCCACGGCGGCGGCATGACGATCCTCAACACCGCCGCAAAGCACCACCTCCGCTGGATCAAGTCCTTCGCTCTCCAAGGCGTCGTCGCCATGGCCGTCGACTTCCGCAACGCCTGGACACTCAACGGCCGGAACCCCTTCCCCGCCGGCCTAAACGACTGCGCAGCAGCCGTCAAATACATCCACGCCCACAAGTCCTCGCTCGGAATCAGCCACCTGATCCTCCAAGGCGAGAGCGGCGGCGCAAACCTCTCCATCGCAACGACCATCAAAGCCAACCGCGAGGGCTGGGTCGATGCCATCGCGGGCATCTACGCCCTGGTCCCTTACATCGCCGGCCCCGAGGGTTTCGGCTGGGACGAAGCAAAGCGACTCGAAGTCCTTCCCAGCTTAGTCGAGAATAATGGCTACTTCCTCCATACCAACCTCATGGACGCCATGGGATACTACTACCACCCCGTGGACTCGGACTTGACGAATCCGCTCGCGTGGCCTTATCACGCGAAGGTGGAGGATTTGAAGGGACTGCCACCCTTTGTCGTATGTGTGGATGAGTTGGACCCCTTGAGGGATGAGGGCAAGGCGTTTTTGAAGAAGTTGATCCAGGCGGGGGTTAGAGCGAGTGGAGAGATGAATTTGGGGATTGTGCATGGGTCGGAGATGATTTCGAGGAAGGCGATTCCGGATATGTATGAGAAGACTGTGAGGGGGATTGTGGGGTTTGCGAAGGGTTTGGGGGAGAAGAGGGAGGTGGAAGGGTTGAAGATTTGA
- a CDS encoding Aryl-alcohol dehydrogenase: MSQYTIPCKGIVAYTEHDWKLEDLLTREPQEDEFLVEMIATGICHTDISGYGGIYPRVLGHEGAGRVVRLGSKKLESQYKEGDLVILSAAACLDCHYCNTGHPAYCVEHAALTLKANEPNFVLASDKSKTIGGGFFGQSSFASPVPVKVSCAANVTESIRDAAELKMYAPLGCGIMTGAGSITHVGQCGPDDVVAVVGLGGVGLAGICAAAHRGVKNIIAVDLVPSRIELAKDCGATASLRSTPENLKGSDLQTELKKLTPMGLGCTHILDTTPSVGILSACLEALRKNGTVLQVGVKPVGAKIELDTLTHMANGRKLVGVIEGDRDPAEALPELVEWTKKGILPMRRFLKEYPVAEYEEGRKVMEDGSVIKSVLVW, from the coding sequence ATGTCCCAATACACAATCCCCTGCAAAGGCATCGTAGCCTACACCGAACACGACTGGAAACTCGAAGACCTCCTAACCCGCGAGCCTCAAGAAGATGAATTCCTCGTCGAAATGATCGCCACAGGCATTTGCCATACCGATATTTCTGGTTATGGAGGGATTTATCCCCGAGTGCTGGGGCATGAAGGTGCCGGTCGGGTTGTTCGATTGGGAAGCAAGAAACTCGAATCCCAATACAAGGAAGGCGACCTCGTGATCCTCTCCGCAGCAGCATGTCTCGATTGTCACTACTGCAATACCGGACATCCAGCATATTGTGTTGAGCACGCCGCTCTGACTCTCAAGGCGAACGAGCCAAATTTCGTCCTGGCATCCGATAAGTCCAAGACTATTGGTGGAGGTTTCTTTGGACAATCAAGTTTCGCCTCGCCAGTACCGGTCAAGGTGTCCTGCGCGGCGAATGTCACGGAGTCAATCCGTGATGCTGCAGAGCTGAAAATGTATGCTCCACTGGGGTGCGGGATCATGACTGGGGCTGGATCGATCACGCACGTAGGACAATGCGGTCCGGACGATGTCGTGGCAGTGGTAGGACTTGGTGGTGTCGGATTAGCTGGGATATGTGCTGCAGCGCATCGGGGTGTCAAGAACATCATTGCAGTGGATCTGGTTCCCTCACGTATAGAGCTCGCAAAGGATTGTGGTGCTACGGCCAGTCTGCGTTCGACGCCGGAGAATTTGAAGGGGTCGGATTTGCAGACTGAGTTGAAGAAGCTCACACCGATGGGGCTCGGGTGTACACACATCCTGGACACGACGCCTTCGGTCGGGATCTTGTCCGCGTGTCTCGAGGCGCTGCGGAAGAATGGGACAGTCCTTCAAGTCGGTGTAAAGCCAGTAGGTGCCAAGATAGAGCTCGATACATTAACACATATGGCCAATGGCCGGAAGTTGGTCGGCGTTATCGAAGGCGACAGAGATCCAGCAGAGGCGCTACCCGAGCTAGTGGAGTGGACGAAGAAGGGGATCCTGCCGATGAGGCGCTTCCTCAAGGAGTATCCAGTCGCAGAGTATGAGGAGGGACGGAAGGTGATGGAGGACGGGAGCGTGATCAAGAGCGTTTTGGTGTGGTAG
- a CDS encoding Esterase, whose protein sequence is MATMANDIKDHAATRQPTIKVTARHDRSFMVMLLQTFIRPFNQRLVSHSKEYPAGSPQLPPHRKAKKKLDISERKVDDVYLYRLSPKHSPSNEKNTRKRRLYYFAGGGWQMPASSEHWSFLTELCLNLPETAITLVSYPLAPHSPAPIAFPMLMRLYRTLMQDAANANEEVILAGDSAGGNIALALVIAALAEDAASATCPPCPAAILALSPSTDMRRSNPTMKEIEKLDPLLRIPFAHSTAAAWCGETSQECQAWERSDVRVSPLLADLGPLAKRGVKVHGVTGRYDILSPDAVLFREKCEEAGVEGEWLDWDKQIHVFPLIFSFGFREGIEAKDWILEVLRRT, encoded by the coding sequence ATGGCGACCATGGCCAACGACATCAAGGACCATGCAGCAACACGCCAACCCACGATCAAAGTCACAGCCCGACACGACCGATCCTTCATGGTGATGCTCCTCCAAACCTTCATCCGACCCTTCAACCAGCGCCTCGTGTCCCACTCGAAAGAATACCCAGCCGGCTCACCACAGCTCCCACCACATAGGAAAGCAAAGAAGAAGCTTGACATTTCAGAACGGAAAGTGGACGATGTATACCTATACCGTCTCTCCCCGAAGCACAGTCCGTCCAACGAGAAGAATACTCGCAAACGACGCTTATACTACTTCGCCGGTGGAGGATGGCAGATGCCAGCCAGTAGCGAACATTGGTCCTTCCTCACGGAACTCTGCCTCAACCTCCCCGAGACAGCCATTACGCTCGTCAGCTACCCTCTCGCGCCGCACAGTCCTGCGCCGATTGCCTTCCCAATGCTCATGAGACTCTACCGGACACTCATGCAAGACGCCGCCAACGCAAACGAAGAAGTGATCCTAGCCGGCGACTCAGCAGGCGGCAACATCGCCCTCGCGCTCGTAATCGCCGCTCTTGCCGAAGACGCCGCCTCAGCGACATGTCCGCCCTGTCCCGCCGCTATCCTCGCCCTCTCGCCCTCAACCGACATGCGCCGCTCCAACCCGACCATGAAAGAGATAGAAAAGCTCGACCCTCTTCTCCGAATCCCCTTCGCCCACAGCACCGCAGCAGCATGGTGTGGAGAAACGAGTCAAGAATGCCAGGCGTGGGAGAGGAGTGATGTAAGAGTATCGCCTTTGCTCGCGGATCTGGGACCACTGGCGAAGAGGGGGGTCAAGGTGCATGGTGTGACGGGGAGGTATGACATTTTGTCGCCGGATGCGGTGTTGTTTAGGGAGAAGTGTGAGGAGGCCGGGGTGGAGGGGGAGTGGTTGGATTGGGATAAGCAGATTCATGTTTTTCCGCTGATTTTCTCGTTTGGGTTTAGGGAGGGGATTGAGGCGAAGGATTGGATTTTGGAGGTGTTGAGAAGGACATAG
- a CDS encoding Phenylacetyl-CoA ligase epaB — protein sequence MPFLAEEHMSIPAKDIFSWYFDSPQFDQAEPLYIDALDTTRFWTANQCRQAIRQLSAGFRQLGLKTGDCVCIYAFNSLDYPILANGIVGFGGVYTGCNPSYTAYELTHHLRSSRAAVVIVEPELVETCYEAAAKVGLPRERILLFADQDSHGLKSWRSLLACGEVDWPRINDLSTAKMTTAALLYSSGTTGLPKPAMLSHHNLIAQQSLFWEWKAPPWKKRRLVALPMFHAATAPLIHFGPLRSGDKIFILRRFEIESFLRSIELHQINIGAFVPPMVHMIMSSPWSKKYSMKSIRQAHAGAAPLDAGSQRRFRSLLAPEASLTQAWGMTETSCTCSALPFEYGDEPSGSVGQMLPGMDVKLVDDDDKDVTAFDVRGEICVRGPLVVQGYYLNSDANKRDWDAEGYFHTGDIAYRDSKSKLWYIVDRKKELIKVRGFQVSPSEIEGALLEHPDIIDAAVIGVPARKLSDGEQPRAYVTLRQGSSLTADGIREVVRTQLAHYKQCAGGVIVGAEIPKSPSGKILKRLLVKRAAEEMAHENQGPRL from the exons ATGCCATTCCTAGCTGAGGAGCACATGAG CATACCCGCCAAAGACATATTCTCATGGTACTTCGACTCGCCACAATTCGATCAAGCCGAGCCACTATACATCGATGCTCTGGACACTACAAGATTCTGGACCGCGAACCAATGTCGACAAGCAATCCGTCAACTCTCTGCTGGCTTTCGCCAGCTGGGCTTGAAGACCGGCGATTGCGTTTGCATATACGCCTTCAACTCATTAGACTACCCGATTCTGGCTAATGGCATCGTGGGCTTCGGAGGCGTCTACACTGGCTGTAATCCAAGCTACACCGCTTACGAGCTCACACACCACTTACGAAGCTCACGCGCGGCCGTTGTGATCGTTGAGCCAGAGCTAGTGGAGACGTGCTATGAAGCTGCTGCGAAAGTCGGCCTACCGCGTGAGCGGATCTTGCTGTTTGCGGATCAAGACAGTCATGGCTTGAAGAGCTGGCGTAGCTTGCTGGCTTGTGGTGAAGTTGATTGGCCTAGAATCAATGATCTCTCAACTGCGAAGATGACTACTGCAGCTCTGTTGTATAGTTCTGGAACGACTGGACTTCCCAAACCTGCCATGCTCTCGCACCACAACTTGATCGCACAGCAGTCATTGTTCTGGGAGTGGAAGGCGCCCCCATGGAAGAAGCGCCGACTGGTCGCACTACCCATGTTCCACGCCGCCACGGCTCCGCTCATTCACTTTGGCCCTCTGCGATCTGGCGACAAGATCTTCATCTTGCGACGCTTCGAGATCGAAAGCTTCCTGCGAAGTATCGAGCTGCATCAGATCAACATTGGTGCTTTCGTCCCACCGATGGTCCATATGATAATGAGCTCTCCCTGGTCCAAGAAGTATAGCATGAAGTCGATACGGCAGGCGCATGCCGGCGCTGCACCGCTTGATGCGGGTAGTCAAAGGCGGTTCAGGAGCTTGCTCGCGCCTGAGGCATCTTTGACGCAGGCCTGGGGCATGACTGAGACGAGTTGCACGTGTAGTGCTTTGCCTTTCGAATATGGGGACGAGCCGAGCGGATCCGTTGGTCAAATGCTACCGGGTATGGACGTCAAGCTGGTTGACGATGATGACAAAGATGTGACGGCGTTCGATGTGCGAGGAGAGATTTGCGTGCGCGGACCTTTGGTGGTACAAGGATACTACTTGAACTCCGACGCAAACAAGCGTGACTGGGACGCTGAAGGATACTTCCATACCGGTGACATTGCTT ATCGAGACTCCAAGAGCAAGCTGTGGTATATCGTTGATCGAAAGAAAGAACTGATCAAAGTGCGTGGCTTCCAAGTGTCGCCCAGCGAGATTGAGGGCGCATTGCTGGAACATCCCGACATCATCGATGCTGCTGTGATTGGTGTGCCAGCTCGAAAGCTCTCAGATGGAGAACAGCCGAGAGCGTACGTGACTTTGCGCCAAGGGTCATCACTGACCGCAGACGGGATTCGTGAGGTGGTCCGTACGCAGCTGGCGCACTACAAACAATGTGCTGGGGGCGTGATCGTCGGAGCGGAGATCCCAAAGAGCCCGAGTGGCAAGATTCTGAAGCGGTTGCTTGTGAAAAGGGCAGCAGAGGAGATGGCTCATGAAAACCAAGGACCCCGActttag
- a CDS encoding Delta(3,5)-Delta(2,4)-dienoyl-CoA isomerase, mitochondrial, with the protein MSSTLGYTEFEGFRVSKPHEYVAHVEIDRQKKYNSFTHDMFHSMPSLFDRLSHDPDVRAILLSGMGEKAFSAGLDVSGASSSGPVGTPAEHEDFARRTWKIRRHALDYQNAINAIERCEKPVICLLHGISYGAAIDIATAADVRYCTRDVSFCIREIDVGLAPDIGTMSRLPKIGVSYSWAKEVVYTAVAFRGDEALSYGFVNKVFETKADLVAGGLALAETIASKSPVAVQSAKALWDFSRDRPVQDGLLYTAAWNGAMVQADDVKKAMLSGIRKTKTTFEKL; encoded by the exons ATGTCATCAACGCTTGGGTATACGGAGTTCGAAGGCTTCCGTGTCTCGAAGCCGCACGAGTATGTGGCTCATGTGGAGATTGACCGGCAGAAGAAGTACAATTCATTTACACATGA CATGTTCCATTCTATGCCCAGCCTGTTCGACCGCCTCTCTCACGACCCGGACGTTCGTGCCATCCTCCTTTCCGGCATGGGGGAGAAGGCTTTCTCCGCTGGGCTCGATGTAAGCGGCGCATCATCATCTGGACCCGTAGGAACCCCAGCAGAGCATGAAGACTTCGCACGCCGGACCTGGAAGATCCGTCGGCACGCTCTGGATTATCAAAACGCCATCAACGCCATCGAACGGTGCGAGAAACCGGTGATTTGCCTTCTACATGGCATATCGTATGGTGCGGCAATCGATATCGCCACAGCGGCGGATGTGCGGTACTGTACTCGAGATGTCAGCTTTTGCATCCGAGAGATTGATGTTGGCTTGGCGCCAGATATTGGAACGATGAGTCGTCTGCCTAAGATAGGTGTCAGCTACTCGTGGGCAAAGGAAGTGGTCTACACAGCTGTAGCCTTTCGTGGAGATGAAGCTCTTTCCTATGGGTTTGTCAACAAAGTCTTCGAAACCAAGGCCGATCTCGTTGCGGGTGGTCTTGCCTTGGCAGAGACTATTGCGTCGAAGAGTCCGGTTGCAGTGCAGAGCGCGAAAGCGCTGTGGGACTTTAGCCGGGACCGGCCAGTACAGGACGGTCTCTTGTACACAGCAGCATGGAATGGTGCTATGGTTCAGGCGGACGATGTGAAGAAAGCCATGCTGAGTGGCATCCGCAAGACTAAGACGACATTTGAGAAGCTATAG
- a CDS encoding Aryl-alcohol dehydrogenase translates to MAGLRTPAYVVHDAAQDFKLEEISLGEMQGNELLVEMKYSGICHTDLVFQQGKLRVCEYPAVFGHEGAGWVRAIGANVKDKDVKVGDFVLLSINFCEKCKFCRRGHPADCVEGTRLHLFGVRDDGTTAATLSGSAESVRAHFFGQSSFSRFSYVHETCVVRHPYPPQEAAKFAAMGCGYQTGAGTVLNILKPEPDGSIVVFGLGAVGLSALMAAKSLGLERIIAVDIQELKFPIAREVGATDLVNSRDIDIAAKLKDLTGGAGVDYAIDCTGVPSVIEAMLNSLAMRGSAATVGVPPTGAKVQIDPLVYLLGSRRCLGCREGDSVPKEFVPQLVAMQQKGLFPVEKLVKEYDYRDMEQALKDMHDGKVVKPVIRWS, encoded by the exons ATGGCAGGCCTTAGAACACCCGCCTACGTGGTGCACGATGCTGCGCAAGATTTCAAACTGGAGGAGATTAGCCTGGGAGAGATGCAGGGCAACGAGCTGCTCGTGGAGATGAAGTACAGCGGTATCTGCCACACCGACTTGGTCTTCCAGCAAGGCAAACTTCGCGTCTGCGAGTATCCGGCAGTCTTCGGCCATGAAGGAGCTGGCTGGGTGCGAGCTATTGGCGCGAACGTGAAAGACAAAGACGTCAAGGTCGGCGACTTCGTCCTGCTCTCGATCAACTTCTGTGAGAAGTGCAAGTTCTGCCGACGTGGGCATCCTGCAGACTGTGTCGAAGGAACTCGATTGCACTTGTTCGGAGTGCGCGATGATGGGACCACAGCTGCGACTCTTTCGGGCTCTGCTGAAAGCGTGCGCGCCCATTTCTTCGGGCAGTCGAGCTTTTCACGCTTTAGCTATGTACACGAGACGTGCGTCGTCAGGCACCCCTACCCGCCGCAAGAAGCCGCTAAATTTGCAGCCATGGGTTGCGGCTACCAGACAG GTGCCGGAACCGTGCTCAATATCCTCAAACCTGAGCCAGATGGCTCGATTGTCGTCTTCGGACTGGGAGCCGTAGGCCTGTCTGCGCTCATGGCTGCCAAGTCTCTGGGGCTGGAGCGGATCATCGCCGTTGACATACAAGAGCTGAAGTTTCCGATCGCCCGTGAAGTCGGAGCCACGGATCTGGTCAACTCACGGGATATCGACATTGCTGCCAAGCTGAAGGATCTCACTGGGGGAGCGGGCGTTGATTATGCAATAGACTGTACCGGTGTGCCATCAGTCATTGAGGCTATGTTGAACAGTCTTGCGATGAGAGGCTCTGCTGCCACGGTCGGTGTGCCGCCTACCGGTGCAAAAGTACAGATTGATCCCCTCGTATACCTGCTCGGTAGCAGAAGATGCCTTGGATGTCGAGAAGGGGACTCGGTTCCGAAGGAGTTCGTTCCTCAGCTCGTGGCTATGCAACAGAAGGGGCTGTTCCCAGTCGAGAAACTGGTCAAGGAGTACGATTACAGAGACATGGAGCAAGCATTGAAAGACATGCACGACGGCAAAGTTGTCAAGCCGGTGATTCGATGGTCATAA